Proteins co-encoded in one Rudaeicoccus suwonensis genomic window:
- a CDS encoding ABC transporter ATP-binding protein codes for MSTDTQQPEHVSADAPLSKPEERWRGLMSEASDDLPIDETAPRRAEARALLRSLLTPYKRMVLILMVIVVVENLARLSVPLLVQLGIDHGVPPITDHHNYHDLITIVSVLVAVVLVQATSRVFFLRRSGEIGERVLLTLRRRVFRHFQDLDVTFHDKYTSGRVVSRSTNDVEAIQEMLENGFDSLITAVLTLIGTAILLVFLNVELGLICLISFPILIALSAWFRGASAKTYREVRESAALVIVQFVETMTGIKAVQAYRREPRNQEIFEEVADRYRAINEKTFRLVAIFMPSVSLVGNVMTGVVLIYGGWRVLHGHMTIGVLTAFLLYLRMFFEPMQDITQFFNTFQSASSALEKLAGVLAHKPAISDPEQPLPLRDLHGAMRFDDVHFGYVADRPVLPGLTLDIPAGQTVALVGTTGAGKTTIAKLLARFYDPTSGRVLLDGTDLRDIEQAQLRQHVVMVTQENFMFEGSVADNIRFGRPTATDDEIRGAAEAVGAHHFIAQLPHGYDTDVAKRGGRLSAGQRQLVAFARAFLADPAVLILDEATSSLDIPSERLVQRALETVLADRTALIIAHRLSTVEVADRVLVLEHGQVLEDGPPAQLIGSEDGRYAALHEAWVSSLA; via the coding sequence ATGAGCACCGACACCCAGCAGCCAGAACACGTTTCGGCCGATGCACCGCTGTCCAAGCCCGAGGAACGTTGGCGTGGCCTGATGTCAGAGGCCTCGGACGATCTGCCGATCGACGAGACTGCTCCACGCCGCGCGGAAGCGCGCGCCCTGCTGCGGTCACTGCTCACGCCGTACAAGCGCATGGTGCTGATCCTGATGGTCATCGTCGTGGTCGAGAACCTCGCGAGGCTGTCGGTCCCACTGCTCGTGCAACTCGGTATCGACCACGGTGTGCCACCGATCACCGACCATCACAACTACCACGACCTCATCACGATCGTGTCAGTGCTCGTTGCGGTCGTGCTTGTGCAGGCCACGAGCCGGGTGTTCTTCCTCCGCAGGTCGGGGGAGATCGGTGAGCGCGTGCTGCTGACCCTGCGGCGCAGGGTGTTCCGCCACTTCCAGGATCTCGACGTCACCTTCCATGACAAGTACACCTCCGGGCGCGTGGTCAGCCGGTCCACCAACGACGTCGAGGCCATCCAGGAGATGCTCGAGAACGGCTTCGACAGTCTGATAACGGCCGTGCTCACGTTGATCGGCACCGCCATACTGCTGGTCTTCCTCAACGTCGAGCTCGGCCTCATCTGCCTGATCAGCTTTCCGATCCTCATCGCGCTCAGTGCGTGGTTCCGTGGGGCGTCGGCCAAGACCTACCGCGAGGTTCGTGAGAGCGCGGCGCTGGTCATCGTGCAGTTCGTCGAGACCATGACCGGCATCAAAGCTGTCCAGGCCTACCGCCGGGAGCCGCGCAACCAGGAGATCTTCGAGGAGGTGGCCGACCGTTATCGTGCGATCAACGAGAAGACCTTCCGCTTGGTCGCGATTTTCATGCCGTCGGTGTCCCTCGTCGGCAACGTGATGACCGGAGTCGTGCTCATCTACGGCGGATGGCGGGTGCTGCACGGACACATGACGATCGGCGTGCTCACCGCGTTCCTGTTGTATCTGCGGATGTTCTTCGAGCCGATGCAGGACATCACCCAGTTCTTCAACACCTTCCAGTCGGCATCTTCGGCGCTGGAGAAGCTCGCCGGTGTGCTCGCGCACAAACCCGCGATCAGTGACCCCGAGCAGCCACTGCCGCTGCGCGATCTGCACGGCGCCATGCGTTTCGACGATGTGCACTTCGGGTATGTCGCCGACCGGCCGGTGCTGCCCGGCCTCACGCTCGACATACCTGCCGGGCAGACCGTGGCGCTGGTCGGCACCACCGGTGCCGGCAAGACCACCATCGCCAAGCTGCTCGCCCGCTTCTACGATCCGACCTCGGGGCGAGTGCTGCTGGACGGCACCGACCTGCGCGACATCGAGCAGGCGCAGTTGCGGCAGCACGTCGTGATGGTGACCCAGGAGAACTTCATGTTCGAGGGGTCTGTCGCCGACAACATCCGCTTCGGCCGACCGACCGCGACCGATGACGAGATCCGTGGGGCGGCCGAGGCGGTGGGCGCTCACCACTTCATCGCACAGCTGCCGCACGGCTATGACACCGACGTGGCCAAACGCGGCGGCCGGCTCTCGGCGGGGCAGCGACAACTGGTGGCGTTCGCACGTGCCTTCCTCGCCGATCCCGCCGTGTTGATCCTGGACGAAGCGACGTCGTCGCTGGACATTCCCAGCGAGCGGCTGGTGCAACGTGCCCTGGAGACCGTGCTCGCCGACCGCACCGCACTGATCATCGCCCACCGGCTCTCGACGGTCGAGGTCGCCGACCGGGTGCTCGTGCTCGAGCACGGCCAGGTCCTGGAAGACGGTCCGCCGGCACAGCTCATCGGATCCGAGGACGGCCGGTATGCCGCGCTGCACGAGGCGTGGGTGTCCTCGCTGGCCTGA
- a CDS encoding FKBP-type peptidyl-prolyl cis-trans isomerase: MVFNENTTKPDIDFPGDEAPADLVIEDIEVGDGPQAQAGDQIRAHYVGVAWSTGEEFDSSWNRGEPLGFQVGVGQVIPGWDQGLVGMKVGGRRKLTIPSHLAYGDRGAGSAIGPGETLIFVVDLVSANKPGAGAAFGIG; the protein is encoded by the coding sequence ATGGTTTTCAACGAGAACACCACCAAGCCCGACATCGACTTCCCCGGTGACGAAGCGCCCGCCGACCTCGTGATCGAGGACATCGAGGTGGGCGACGGTCCGCAGGCTCAGGCCGGCGACCAGATTCGCGCACACTACGTCGGCGTCGCATGGTCGACCGGCGAGGAGTTCGACTCCTCCTGGAACCGCGGTGAGCCGCTCGGCTTCCAGGTCGGCGTCGGCCAGGTGATCCCCGGGTGGGACCAAGGCCTGGTCGGTATGAAGGTCGGCGGCCGGCGCAAGCTCACCATCCCGTCCCATCTCGCGTATGGCGACCGTGGCGCCGGCTCGGCGATCGGGCCGGGGGAGACACTGATCTTCGTGGTCGATCTGGTGTCGGCCAACAAGCCCGGCGCCGGAGCAGCCTTCGGCATCGGCTGA
- a CDS encoding FKBP-type peptidyl-prolyl cis-trans isomerase produces the protein MRRFPVRLLALGVLPAALLAGCGSSKSNATGSSSSASTSASSSSSATTTSIAPQDVSPMSAIKVNNPNSSNPTITLGKKPFQVNKTTVDVLTKGTGATVGADQVAVVNYAVADGASGKMLTQTFTTPVPIYMKDPSQFPGLITALKNVKVGTAETVAIPPADGFGTSGNSTYGIAPTDTLVFYMKVTAATNPLVSGTDAAPKSGFPTVKMNGPASPATITMPDANPPKTLESQNLINGTGATVKKGQTLIVAYTGVVWVNGKAGTLFDSTGSRAGAPASFVIGEGQVITGWDKTLVGKKVGDRVLIVVPPADGYGSKGQTNSSGQTIIKGTDTIVFVVDILGVG, from the coding sequence GTGCGCCGTTTCCCAGTCCGTCTGCTCGCACTCGGTGTCCTGCCAGCGGCGCTGCTCGCCGGCTGCGGCAGCAGCAAGTCCAACGCCACGGGATCCAGTTCGTCGGCTTCGACGTCCGCGTCCAGCTCGTCCTCGGCCACCACGACGAGCATCGCGCCACAGGACGTCAGTCCGATGTCGGCCATCAAGGTCAACAACCCCAACAGCTCGAATCCGACGATCACTTTGGGCAAGAAGCCCTTCCAGGTCAACAAGACCACCGTCGACGTGCTCACCAAGGGCACCGGTGCGACGGTCGGCGCCGACCAGGTCGCTGTGGTCAACTACGCGGTCGCCGACGGCGCCAGCGGCAAGATGCTGACCCAGACCTTCACGACGCCCGTGCCGATCTACATGAAGGACCCCAGCCAGTTCCCGGGCCTGATCACCGCCCTGAAGAACGTCAAGGTCGGCACGGCCGAAACTGTCGCCATCCCGCCGGCCGACGGCTTCGGCACCTCCGGCAACAGCACCTACGGCATTGCGCCGACCGACACCCTGGTGTTCTACATGAAGGTCACCGCCGCCACCAACCCGCTGGTGAGCGGCACCGACGCCGCGCCGAAGTCCGGTTTCCCGACGGTCAAGATGAACGGCCCGGCCTCCCCGGCGACGATCACGATGCCTGACGCGAACCCGCCCAAGACGCTGGAGTCGCAGAATCTGATCAACGGCACCGGGGCCACGGTCAAGAAGGGTCAGACCCTGATCGTCGCCTACACCGGCGTCGTCTGGGTCAACGGGAAGGCCGGCACACTGTTCGACTCGACCGGTTCCCGCGCGGGCGCGCCGGCGTCCTTCGTCATCGGCGAGGGCCAGGTCATCACCGGCTGGGACAAGACCCTGGTGGGCAAGAAAGTCGGCGACCGTGTCCTGATCGTGGTGCCTCCGGCCGACGGATACGGCAGCAAGGGCCAGACGAACTCCTCCGGGCAGACGATCATCAAGGGCACCGACACGATCGTCTTCGTCGTCGACATCCTCGGTGTGGGCTGA
- the pafA gene encoding Pup--protein ligase gives MERRIFGIENEYGVTCTFDGQRRLTPDEVARYLFRKVVSWGRSSNVFLGNGSRLYLDVGSHPEYATPECDDVREAVIHDKAGERVIEGLVEDAQSRLADEGIEGKIFVFKNNTDSAGNSYGCHENFLIGRAGEFQKVSDILIPFLVSRQITCGAGKIALLGHKPTYCVSQRADHIWEGVSSATTRSRPIINTRDEPHADAERYRRLHVIVGDSNMSETTTMLKLGSAHLVLRMIEEGVSMRDLSLENPIRAIREISHDITGRNPVRLANGRELSALQLQTEYFDKASQFVDQKGLTDDLTKRIMDLWGRTLTAVDTGNLGIVDTEIDWVIKHKLLDQYGARHDLPLDHPRMLQLDLTYHDINRRRGLFYLLQRRGQAARVCSDVEVFQSKTYPPQTTRAKLRGDFIRAAQAHRRDFTVDWVHLKLNDQAQRTVLVKDPFAATDARVQRLIDGM, from the coding sequence ATGGAGCGGCGGATCTTCGGAATCGAGAACGAGTACGGCGTCACCTGCACGTTCGACGGCCAGCGCCGGCTCACGCCCGACGAGGTTGCGCGCTACCTGTTCCGCAAGGTTGTCTCGTGGGGTCGCTCATCGAATGTCTTCCTGGGCAACGGTTCACGGCTGTATCTCGATGTGGGCAGCCACCCGGAGTACGCCACTCCCGAGTGCGACGACGTGCGTGAGGCGGTGATCCACGACAAGGCCGGCGAGCGGGTCATCGAGGGCCTCGTCGAGGATGCACAGAGCCGTCTCGCGGACGAGGGCATCGAAGGCAAGATCTTCGTCTTCAAGAACAACACCGATTCGGCAGGTAACTCCTACGGTTGTCACGAGAACTTCCTCATCGGTCGCGCGGGTGAGTTCCAGAAGGTCTCCGACATACTCATCCCGTTTCTCGTCAGCCGGCAGATCACCTGCGGCGCGGGCAAGATCGCACTGCTCGGTCACAAGCCGACCTACTGCGTCAGTCAGCGTGCCGACCACATCTGGGAGGGCGTCAGCAGCGCAACGACGCGGTCACGACCGATCATCAACACCCGGGACGAACCGCATGCGGATGCCGAGCGGTACCGGCGCCTGCACGTGATCGTCGGTGACAGCAACATGAGTGAGACCACCACGATGCTCAAGCTCGGCTCGGCCCACCTGGTGCTGCGGATGATCGAGGAGGGCGTCAGCATGCGGGATCTCAGTCTGGAGAACCCGATTCGCGCCATACGCGAGATCAGCCACGACATCACCGGGCGCAATCCGGTGCGCTTGGCCAACGGCCGGGAACTGTCCGCGCTGCAACTGCAAACCGAATATTTCGACAAGGCCAGCCAGTTCGTCGACCAGAAGGGTCTGACCGACGATCTCACCAAACGGATCATGGATCTGTGGGGCCGCACACTGACCGCGGTCGACACCGGCAATCTCGGCATCGTCGACACCGAGATCGACTGGGTGATCAAGCACAAACTGCTCGACCAGTATGGCGCGCGGCACGATCTGCCCCTCGACCATCCCCGGATGCTGCAGCTCGATCTGACCTATCACGACATCAACAGGCGTCGCGGCCTCTTCTACCTGCTGCAGCGTCGTGGGCAGGCTGCTCGGGTGTGTTCGGATGTCGAGGTCTTCCAGTCAAAGACCTACCCGCCGCAGACGACACGCGCGAAGTTGCGCGGCGACTTCATCCGCGCGGCGCAAGCGCACCGCCGGGATTTCACGGTGGACTGGGTGCACCTGAAGCTCAACGACCAGGCGCAGCGCACGGTCCTGGTGAAGGACCCGTTCGCCGCCACGGACGCCCGGGTGCAGCGCCTCATCGACGGGATGTGA
- a CDS encoding helix-turn-helix transcriptional regulator — protein MPTNESATDRLARLLTMVPWLINRQGIDIAEAAAELGVTPAQVEADLNLLFVCGTPGHMPDDLIEAEWDVGRVYLRNADTIARPLRLGLDEATALIVGLRALAAVPGLDEHDAVDRALAKLVEAAGDSSTASDRVKVALATTVPSDTLSAARTALAGHRRVHLTYVVASRDETTERDVDPMRLISLDGHWYLEGWCHRAADVRLFRLDRVVGIDVLDVDGTPPAEAHPRDLGTDLFTPGPDDLRATLRLQPEAAWVADYYPAETVDRHADGTLTLTVRTGDLTWLRQLVWRLGGAAEVLEPAHLRSEVAQGAAEALAAYGL, from the coding sequence ATGCCCACCAACGAGAGCGCGACCGACCGGCTCGCGAGACTGCTGACGATGGTGCCGTGGCTGATCAACCGGCAGGGTATCGACATCGCCGAGGCCGCCGCCGAACTCGGCGTCACCCCTGCGCAGGTCGAGGCCGACCTCAACCTGCTGTTCGTCTGCGGGACGCCCGGGCACATGCCCGACGACCTGATCGAAGCCGAGTGGGATGTCGGGCGGGTGTACCTGCGCAATGCCGACACCATCGCCCGGCCACTGCGGCTGGGCCTCGACGAGGCAACGGCGCTCATCGTCGGGCTGCGCGCCCTGGCGGCCGTCCCCGGCCTGGACGAGCACGACGCCGTTGATCGCGCACTGGCGAAACTCGTCGAGGCTGCGGGTGATTCGAGCACCGCTTCCGACCGGGTCAAGGTCGCACTGGCTACGACGGTGCCGTCGGACACGTTGTCGGCAGCCCGGACGGCACTGGCCGGTCATCGCCGCGTCCACCTGACGTACGTCGTCGCCTCGCGGGACGAGACGACCGAGCGCGACGTCGATCCGATGCGGTTGATCAGCCTCGACGGCCACTGGTATCTCGAAGGCTGGTGCCATCGCGCCGCAGATGTCCGGCTCTTCCGGCTGGATCGCGTGGTCGGCATCGACGTGCTCGACGTCGACGGCACCCCGCCGGCGGAAGCTCACCCGCGGGACCTCGGGACCGATCTGTTCACTCCCGGTCCGGACGACCTGCGGGCGACCCTGCGACTGCAGCCGGAGGCGGCCTGGGTCGCCGACTATTACCCGGCCGAGACGGTGGATCGGCACGCCGACGGCACATTGACGCTGACTGTCCGCACCGGCGACCTGACCTGGTTGCGGCAATTGGTATGGCGCCTCGGTGGTGCGGCCGAAGTCCTTGAACCCGCCCACCTGCGTTCCGAAGTGGCGCAGGGCGCCGCGGAGGCACTTGCGGCATACGGCCTGTGA
- a CDS encoding NAD-dependent epimerase/dehydratase family protein: MRVLVLGGTSWLGHQVASTALVQGHDVVCLARGNGPVPTGATLVKADRADNEGYSRLAGEFDAAIDVARDPAHVAGAVAALEARIEHWVLVSSCSVYATHDRPGAAEDAPLLPALTTAYSDEFYGEGKVACEQALAAALTADRFLVARSGLITGPGDISDRTGYWPLRLAHPAAEGRVLAPASGAQPVQLIDVRDLADFLVLAATSRIAGTLNVSGRVTTMHDYFLDVAAVTAFSGELVLADADWLTERGVQPWAGPRSLPLWLPGAAYAGFMARSVDAAYATGLRTRDMRESITDTLAWELQAGPGRQRKAGLSAAEERELLSQLGAGN, from the coding sequence ATGCGCGTACTCGTTCTCGGCGGCACGTCATGGCTCGGTCACCAGGTCGCTTCGACCGCACTCGTCCAGGGTCATGACGTCGTCTGCCTCGCCCGCGGCAATGGTCCGGTGCCGACGGGCGCGACCCTTGTGAAGGCGGATCGTGCCGACAATGAAGGGTATTCGCGACTGGCGGGCGAATTCGATGCCGCGATCGACGTCGCGCGTGATCCGGCCCACGTGGCTGGCGCGGTGGCGGCGCTGGAAGCACGGATCGAGCATTGGGTGCTGGTGTCGTCGTGCTCGGTGTACGCCACCCACGACCGGCCGGGCGCGGCCGAGGACGCGCCGCTGCTGCCCGCCCTGACCACGGCGTACAGCGACGAGTTCTACGGAGAGGGCAAGGTGGCCTGTGAGCAGGCACTGGCTGCGGCTCTGACCGCGGATCGCTTCCTCGTCGCGCGATCCGGTCTGATCACCGGTCCCGGTGACATCTCCGACCGGACCGGCTACTGGCCGCTGCGCTTGGCGCATCCGGCGGCAGAGGGACGGGTGCTCGCACCTGCGAGCGGCGCTCAGCCGGTGCAGCTCATCGACGTCCGCGACCTGGCGGACTTCCTCGTCCTTGCCGCAACCAGCCGAATTGCCGGGACCCTCAACGTTTCCGGGCGTGTCACGACGATGCACGACTACTTCCTGGATGTTGCTGCGGTGACCGCCTTCAGCGGCGAACTGGTGCTCGCCGATGCGGACTGGCTGACCGAGCGAGGTGTGCAACCGTGGGCCGGTCCGCGCAGCCTGCCGCTGTGGTTGCCCGGTGCGGCATACGCCGGTTTCATGGCCCGCTCAGTCGATGCTGCGTATGCCACCGGGCTGCGCACCCGCGACATGCGCGAGTCGATCACCGACACCCTCGCCTGGGAGTTACAGGCAGGACCTGGGCGGCAGCGGAAAGCCGGTCTCAGCGCGGCCGAGGAGCGTGAGCTGCTCTCGCAGCTGGGTGCCGGCAACTAG
- a CDS encoding helix-turn-helix transcriptional regulator encodes MASPSPAAKTERLLNLVICLLYTRQPLSKAHIRRAVPQYGESTSDEAFDRMFERDKDELRDMGIPLRMEPIDAYFDDETGYRIDRREYALPEIAFESDELAVLGLASRTWQQASLAGPAATALRKLEAAEVERDASSLVGLEPRIRTSEPAFTAVKDAALRRRVITFTYRKVGGDASQRRLQPWAVTNWHGRWYVTGFDLDRAAPRVFRLSRIEGAVRASGKDAAYDVPADHDPLVMIAGSEPASTPLSATLLVRTGAGNALLRRAASRTTTEVGTELVIGFTDAELFADEIAGFGPSVRVVDPPELRQAVIRRLQAAMQSNGAA; translated from the coding sequence ATGGCTTCGCCGTCACCCGCCGCAAAGACCGAGCGGCTGCTCAATCTGGTGATCTGTCTTCTCTACACCCGCCAGCCGCTGTCCAAGGCGCACATCCGACGAGCCGTCCCGCAGTATGGCGAGTCCACCTCCGACGAAGCCTTTGACCGCATGTTCGAGCGTGACAAGGACGAACTGCGCGACATGGGAATCCCGCTGCGCATGGAGCCTATCGACGCCTATTTCGACGACGAGACCGGATATCGCATCGACCGTCGCGAGTATGCCCTTCCCGAGATCGCATTCGAGTCCGACGAACTCGCTGTGCTCGGTCTGGCCAGCCGCACCTGGCAGCAGGCCAGTCTCGCCGGCCCGGCGGCCACCGCCCTGCGCAAACTCGAAGCCGCCGAGGTCGAGCGTGACGCCTCGTCACTCGTCGGCCTCGAGCCACGGATTCGCACCAGCGAGCCTGCCTTCACCGCAGTCAAGGATGCGGCGCTGCGGCGGCGGGTCATCACGTTCACCTATCGCAAGGTCGGCGGCGACGCATCCCAGCGGCGGCTGCAGCCGTGGGCTGTCACCAACTGGCACGGCCGCTGGTATGTCACCGGGTTCGACCTCGACCGAGCTGCGCCGCGCGTGTTCCGCCTCAGCCGGATCGAGGGTGCGGTCCGAGCGTCCGGCAAGGATGCCGCCTATGACGTCCCGGCGGACCACGATCCGTTGGTGATGATCGCCGGATCCGAACCTGCCAGCACGCCGCTGAGCGCGACCCTGCTCGTGCGGACCGGCGCCGGCAACGCTCTCCTGCGGCGGGCAGCGTCGCGGACCACCACCGAGGTCGGGACGGAACTCGTGATCGGCTTCACCGACGCGGAGCTCTTCGCGGACGAGATCGCCGGATTCGGCCCGTCTGTGCGTGTCGTCGATCCGCCGGAACTCCGTCAGGCCGTGATCCGCCGGCTGCAGGCGGCGATGCAGAGCAACGGAGCAGCCTGA
- a CDS encoding cation diffusion facilitator family transporter — translation MESPHGSGAFDLGALQHADGDPDGQSGESTLTVVIALIANVLVALAKSAAAVLTGSASLVAEAAHSWADSGNEVLLLVADRRSRRAPDEQHPLGYGREAYVWSMFAAIGLFVAGAAVSIWHGIQELINPEPASDFAIGYIVLVIACVLEGVSFLQSVRQAKAGAQEFDRDLLEHVLATSDPTLRAVFAEDAAALIGLVVAAVGLGLHQATGSPAPDSIGSIVVGVVLAVVAVILIRRNLRFLVGEEVDPQVRSAALKSILARPEVDRVTYLRLEIVGPRKVYLVGDVDLVGDSVEHTVAEQLRALEARICEGPAVVGAVLSLSAADEESLVP, via the coding sequence ATGGAATCACCCCATGGGTCCGGCGCTTTCGATCTGGGTGCGCTGCAGCACGCCGACGGCGACCCGGACGGCCAGTCCGGCGAGAGCACGCTGACCGTCGTCATCGCCCTGATCGCGAACGTCCTCGTGGCTCTGGCGAAGTCAGCCGCAGCGGTGTTGACCGGATCGGCCTCGCTCGTCGCCGAGGCCGCGCACTCGTGGGCCGATTCGGGCAACGAGGTCCTGCTGCTGGTCGCTGATCGCCGCTCCCGACGCGCTCCGGACGAGCAGCATCCGCTGGGCTACGGCCGGGAGGCCTACGTCTGGTCCATGTTCGCGGCCATCGGCTTGTTCGTCGCCGGTGCGGCCGTCTCGATCTGGCACGGGATCCAGGAGTTGATCAACCCCGAGCCGGCGAGTGATTTCGCGATCGGTTACATCGTGCTGGTCATCGCGTGCGTGCTTGAAGGCGTCTCCTTCCTGCAGTCCGTGCGGCAGGCGAAAGCCGGAGCGCAGGAGTTCGACCGCGACCTGCTCGAACACGTCCTGGCCACATCGGACCCGACGCTGCGCGCGGTGTTCGCCGAGGATGCTGCCGCCCTCATCGGGCTCGTCGTCGCGGCCGTCGGCCTCGGTCTGCACCAGGCCACCGGATCACCTGCCCCGGACTCCATCGGCTCCATCGTCGTGGGTGTGGTGCTCGCCGTAGTCGCGGTCATCCTGATCCGCCGCAACCTGCGCTTCCTGGTCGGGGAGGAGGTCGACCCGCAGGTGCGCTCGGCAGCATTGAAGTCCATCCTTGCCCGGCCGGAGGTCGACCGGGTGACCTATCTGCGGCTGGAGATCGTCGGCCCGCGAAAGGTCTACCTGGTGGGGGACGTCGACCTCGTCGGCGATTCGGTCGAGCACACCGTCGCCGAGCAGCTGCGTGCTCTCGAGGCCAGGATCTGCGAGGGTCCGGCGGTCGTCGGCGCGGTGCTCAGCCTGTCCGCTGCCGACGAAGAATCGCTGGTGCCCTGA
- the speB gene encoding agmatinase → MTTPIGPADGSASPRFGGLTTFARLPRLDQVPTSDIVVLGMPFDSGVSYRPGARFGPAHIRQASRLLRPYNPALDIAPFDTVQVSDGGDIDLNPFDIHAAIESAEHAARSYADRGSRLMTIGGDHTLSLPLLRAAAAAYGPVALVHFDAHLDTWDTYFGAEYTHGTPFRRAVEEGILDTEALSHIGTRGPLYGKKDLEDDRRFGFGILTAADVLRQGVDEVVDRLRQRIGTRPVYVSVDIDVLDPAHAPGTGTPEAGGMTSRELLEILRGLAGCHIIGADVVEVSAAYDHAEITGIAASHTAYDLISLMAMDLAGQTD, encoded by the coding sequence ATGACCACGCCGATCGGACCAGCGGACGGATCCGCGTCACCACGTTTCGGAGGTCTGACGACCTTCGCCCGGCTCCCCCGTCTGGACCAGGTGCCGACCAGCGACATCGTCGTGCTCGGTATGCCGTTCGATTCCGGTGTGTCCTACCGACCTGGTGCACGGTTCGGCCCGGCGCACATCCGCCAGGCGAGCAGGTTGCTGCGGCCGTACAACCCGGCACTGGACATCGCGCCCTTCGACACGGTGCAGGTCAGCGACGGCGGCGACATCGACCTCAACCCGTTCGACATCCATGCAGCGATCGAGTCCGCCGAGCACGCCGCGCGCTCGTATGCCGATCGCGGATCCCGGCTGATGACCATCGGCGGTGACCACACCCTGTCACTACCGCTGCTGCGCGCGGCGGCTGCGGCATACGGTCCTGTTGCATTGGTGCACTTCGACGCCCACCTGGACACCTGGGACACCTACTTCGGCGCCGAGTACACACACGGCACACCGTTCCGCCGTGCCGTCGAGGAAGGCATTCTCGACACCGAGGCGCTCAGTCACATCGGCACCCGCGGACCGCTCTATGGCAAGAAGGACCTGGAAGACGACCGTCGATTCGGCTTCGGGATCCTCACCGCCGCTGATGTCCTGCGTCAGGGCGTCGACGAGGTGGTTGACCGGTTGCGTCAGCGGATCGGCACCCGACCGGTCTACGTCTCGGTGGACATCGACGTGCTCGACCCCGCGCACGCGCCGGGCACCGGAACACCGGAGGCCGGCGGCATGACCAGTCGTGAACTGCTGGAGATCCTGCGCGGCCTCGCCGGTTGCCACATCATCGGAGCCGATGTGGTGGAGGTGTCTGCGGCATACGACCACGCGGAGATCACCGGCATCGCGGCGTCGCACACGGCATACGACCTGATCAGCCTGATGGCGATGGATCTCGCGGGGCAGACCGACTGA
- the tatA gene encoding Sec-independent protein translocase subunit TatA — MFRGAIEPWHIVILVLVVVILFGWKRLPDAARSLGRSARILKSELSDHEDGNSPAAGQTVPGQTAQPGAVPGEASVPGYQQQWAQPTAPEQSGYQQPAATPTYQQPAGYPQQPAPAPAYQQPAAYPQQSPVQPAYQQAPVAPAQTQPTQTQPSQQQPQAYPQQPGNQPGAGA; from the coding sequence ATGTTTCGTGGTGCGATCGAGCCGTGGCACATCGTCATCCTGGTGCTCGTCGTCGTCATTCTGTTCGGTTGGAAGAGGCTGCCGGACGCCGCGCGCAGCCTCGGCCGGTCAGCGCGCATCCTGAAGAGCGAACTCAGCGACCACGAAGACGGCAACAGTCCGGCCGCAGGGCAGACCGTTCCCGGTCAGACGGCACAGCCGGGTGCCGTCCCGGGAGAAGCGTCGGTTCCTGGCTACCAGCAGCAGTGGGCTCAGCCCACTGCACCCGAGCAGTCCGGCTATCAGCAGCCCGCTGCCACCCCCACATATCAGCAACCTGCCGGATATCCGCAGCAGCCGGCCCCGGCACCTGCCTACCAGCAGCCCGCTGCCTACCCGCAGCAATCGCCGGTCCAACCCGCCTATCAGCAGGCGCCCGTTGCTCCCGCACAGACCCAGCCGACTCAGACCCAGCCGTCGCAGCAGCAGCCTCAGGCATATCCGCAGCAGCCTGGTAACCAACCGGGCGCGGGCGCCTGA